The DNA sequence AGCGCTCGCCGCCCCGCCCGATTTGAAACTGAAAATGTTTGTCTCCGAGACGATATATATCGATAGCCCTACGGACAAGACGAGTGACATTGCCATTAAAACCTGTTTTGCCCTGAGCATCGCGTTCAGCCGCCGCCGCCGCCGTTTAGCTTCTATGCGAGCGGCACTGAATTCGCTCTCTAGGCCTGCTTTTTTCAACAGGATATCTCTCGGCTGAGCACCCTTTACTCCGTCTTTGACATCAGTTGGTTCTTCCACGCACCTCGCTCGCTTTCTTCCCCTCGGCTTCAAAAAGCAATTCTTCGGCATGCTTAAGCGACAGTTCCGAATCGACTTTGCCGCTTAATAGCCGTGCTATCTCGCGTATCCTGTCTTCGTCAAAAAGTTCGTCTATTTCGGTTATGGACTTCTCGTCGCGCTCCCTTTTTTCAATCGAAAAGTGGCTGTCCGCAAAGCTCGCTATCTGTGATAAGTGAGTGACGGCCATGACCTGATGTTCCCGGCTGAGCAGCGACATCTTTTTGCCGACCGCCATCGCGGTCTTGCCCCCTATCCCGACGTCTATCTCATCGAAAATGAGCGTCGGAGTCTCATCCGCATCCGCCAAGACTATCTTTAAAGCCAGCATAATCCTGGAGACCTCTCCGCCGGACGCTATCTTCGCGAGCGGCCGCGGGGGTTCTCCCTTGTTGGCCGAGACGAGGAACTCGACCCTATCGATGCCGTGCGCATTCACCTTGAAACACCCGTTTTCGACGGGCAAGCCGTCGATATCGTCCTCACTGATTAATAATACTTTAAAATCGGCGTTTACCATATTTAAATCCGCCAATTCTTGCGCGACCTCGAAAGAAAATTTATCTACCGCTTCTTTGCGCATAAGGCTCAGCTTCATCGCGGTTCCGGCGAGCCTTCGCTCGAATTCGGCTACCTCTCCTTCCAGCCAAGCTATCCGTTCGCCGGATGTGTCGCACAGCGACAATTCCCGCACCGCCGAATCGCGGTATTTCAAAATCTCTTCGATGCTCGCCCCGTATTTTTTCTTCAATAACGCCAGCAATGAAAGCCTGTCCTCGACTTCCTGTAAGCGCCCCGGAGGAAAATCGAGGCTAGTCACGTAGTCTTTAAGCGACGCCGCGCAATCTTCGAGTTCGATAGTGAGGCTGTTGAGCCTCTCCGCTATCTCGTCGAGCGCCGCGTCGATATTGGCTATGGTGCGCAAATCTTCGGCCGCGCGCGCGACAAGGTCGACCGCCGGCGTAAAATCGCCGCTATCCGAAATCGAGTTGACCGAGTTCGCGGCGAACTCACACAACTTCCGCGCATTTCGCAATATCTCGCGCTCGCGCATAAGCTCTTCATCCTCGCCGATTACCGGAGCCGCCCGCTCTATCTCGTTGCTTTGAAACTGTAGAAGGTCTTTCTTCGCGGGCAGTTCGCGTTCCGCGTTTTGAATGGCCGCCAATTCACTCCGCCGTTCTCGCAATCTTTTGAGGTCGTCCCGAAAAATATCGCGAAGTCGCAGTAGTTCGACACCGCCATATTTGTCCAGAAAGTCAATGTGTGTCGAGGGCCTAAAGAGAGACTGGTGCTCATGTTGGCCGTGGAGGTCTATGAGTCTTCTGCCTACCTCGGCCAGGGTCTTGACCGTAACGATGCTGTCGTTTATGTAGCACTTGTTCTTGCCGTCCGCCGAGATGACCCGGCGAATTATCAACTCGCC is a window from the Actinomycetota bacterium genome containing:
- the recN gene encoding DNA repair protein RecN; amino-acid sequence: MLHELFIRDLALITKARVEFGGGLNVLTGETGAGKTVVVGAVNLLLGGRADNSMIRRGCDRAEVQGLFSVPPAMKPDFARDNLLADDGELIIRRVISADGKNKCYINDSIVTVKTLAEVGRRLIDLHGQHEHQSLFRPSTHIDFLDKYGGVELLRLRDIFRDDLKRLRERRSELAAIQNAERELPAKKDLLQFQSNEIERAAPVIGEDEELMREREILRNARKLCEFAANSVNSISDSGDFTPAVDLVARAAEDLRTIANIDAALDEIAERLNSLTIELEDCAASLKDYVTSLDFPPGRLQEVEDRLSLLALLKKKYGASIEEILKYRDSAVRELSLCDTSGERIAWLEGEVAEFERRLAGTAMKLSLMRKEAVDKFSFEVAQELADLNMVNADFKVLLISEDDIDGLPVENGCFKVNAHGIDRVEFLVSANKGEPPRPLAKIASGGEVSRIMLALKIVLADADETPTLIFDEIDVGIGGKTAMAVGKKMSLLSREHQVMAVTHLSQIASFADSHFSIEKRERDEKSITEIDELFDEDRIREIARLLSGKVDSELSLKHAEELLFEAEGKKASEVRGRTN